A region of the Haemophilus parainfluenzae genome:
ATATCTTTCCATAAGCCATTAATTTTATGGCGAAGTGCGGTTGCATTTTGACGAGTTTTTGCCTGTTGGCGAATTCGATTGACGAAATGACGTTCTAAATTCATAAGCCTTATTTGAGCGAACAACTGTACGCTAATATAAACGAAATAAATTTAAAATCTAGTGAAATGTTGTTATTTTGTGAATATAGAATAAATAATAGACATATTTATTTTTCTATTTTTATCTCCGGATGAGAAATAAAGAATTTAAAAATATTGATTAAGTGAAATGGATTGGAAATAAAAAAACCGCTCTAAAAGAGCGGTTAATTTTTTAGATATTTTGATTAGCCTTTGTAGTTGTAAACGTGTGCAACTAAGTCTAATACTTTGTTTGAGTAACCAGTTTCGTTATCGTACCAAGATACTAATTTAACGAAAGAATCAGTTAATGCGATACCCGCATCAGCATCAAATACAGAAGTTAAAGCACAACCGTTGAAGTCTGTAGAAACTACTGCATCTTCAGTGTAACCTAAAACGCCTTTTAATTCGCCGTTGAAAGTTTTACCTTCAGCTGCATCTTTGATTGCTTGTTTGATTTGTTCGTAAGTTGCTGGTTTTTCTAAGTTTACAGTTAAGTCAACTACAGAAACATTTGGAGTAGGAACACGGAACGCCATACCAGTTAATTTACCGTTTAATGCTGGTAATACTTTACCTACTGCTTTTGCTGCACCGGTAGATGAAGGGATGATGTTTTGTGCCGCACCACGACCACCGCGCCAGTCTTTAGCTGATGGACCATCAACAGTTTTTTGAGTTGCTGTGGTTGCGTGAACAGTGGTCATTAAACCATCTTTGATACCGAAAGTTTCGTGAACAACACGTGCTAAAGGTGCTAAACAGTTTGTAGTACAAGAAGCGTTAGACACGATGTCTTGACCTGCGTATGCACCGAAGTTTACACCACGTACGAACATTGGTGTGCTATCTTTAGAAGGACCTGTTAATA
Encoded here:
- the gap gene encoding type I glyceraldehyde-3-phosphate dehydrogenase; this encodes MAIKIGINGFGRIGRIVFRAAQHRDDIQVVGINDLIDVEYMAYMLKYDSTHGRFDGTVEVKDGNLVVNGKTIRVTSERDPANLNWGAIGVDIAVEATGLFLTDETARKHITAGAKKVVLTGPSKDSTPMFVRGVNFGAYAGQDIVSNASCTTNCLAPLARVVHETFGIKDGLMTTVHATTATQKTVDGPSAKDWRGGRGAAQNIIPSSTGAAKAVGKVLPALNGKLTGMAFRVPTPNVSVVDLTVNLEKPATYEQIKQAIKDAAEGKTFNGELKGVLGYTEDAVVSTDFNGCALTSVFDADAGIALTDSFVKLVSWYDNETGYSNKVLDLVAHVYNYKG